CACGGGAGCTGTGATCAAGGAACTTGAAGATAGTCAGGGGAACATTATCATTTTCCTCCTAATATGTGATTAAATGAAAATCTAAGTACAAGACGAGGAGCCAAGAAGAGAAGAAGTAGCTCGCGCCTGTATTGAACAGGGCTGCTGCACCGGTCCACCGTCCGCGGACGACCAGGAGAGACGACCACGAATTAAGCTCCAGCACAAGCACACCAGGCCTTTGTTCACCCGGCCTCTGCGGCGAGGACAAGCTTCCGATTAGGCTCCGGCGCTTACAGCAAGCGGGTGAGGGAGCACTGGACGTTCAGGTCCAGGTTGATGAGGCCGGTCTGCGGGAGTTGTTCAGTCAGTGGAATTGCTCTACTATACCGGCTCGAGTTTTGTGGCATTGGCCTTACCTGCTTGACATCGTCGTGCGAGCAGCAGTAGACGTCGCCACCGGAGCAGCTCTGGCCCAGAGCACCGGGCAGGATGTTGCCGAGGGAGAGGAGGCCGCCGttgccctggccctggcaCACGACAGTCTGGTGGCTCTGGCAGACGTTGCCGaccttgttgttgctgggCTCCTTGTGCTCAGGCTTGTGCTCGTGGGAAGGCTCCTTGTGGCAGCTCTTGCACTCGGTGGgagcggcgatggcggtggcagcaAGGGCCAGGATAGCGACAAAGAACTTCATTTTGAAAGTTGTTGGGGGTGGATTAGGTCGTTGAAGGAACGAAAGTGATGCTGTTGAGCGAAAGAAGGCGCTGGAGATGCTTGAGACTGGATGCTTGAGTGGATGAggagagaagaagatgggATCTGAGAGGGATCGAGGGCTCCTTTTATATCCATCTGGACGTTCGTTGAGGCCCCCCAAAGCAACCCGAGCGAAGACCAGAGGTGAGTCCCTCGACAGGGCCGCCATGGCTCGGATCCCCTCCCCACCCTGCCACTACAACTACGGACGAcaccttgacggcgccgaggaaggggggagaTTTGCTGTCTCGCCGAGGAGAGCAGAAGCCCGGGACGCTCTCCTCGTGTCGACGTCCGCGGAGCTGCGAGGGTAAGACACAAGCTGCATCGTGAGAGATTAGGCCAGGGACCGGGGGGGAGGTAGGGCAGCGGACGATCGCCCTGCGTTTTGGGAGCCGGTGCGGCGTCCCTGTGGCACGCCCGGGGCGAACGGCCggatggccggccggcgacgtgAGGTTGGTCGCTGGACGGAGTGTGGGGGAGATggaagggaagggaggggcgTCAGGCCAATCCGGCAGGCTGAGCGAGGGAGAGGCGCGAGGCGGGAGCtgacagcggcgggcggcgtgtgGTGGGGGAGGAAGCGATAGGTTGGGTTCTCGcaagggaggagggcaggtagagagagtgtgtgagGACCGGCGATGGTCCGCGCGTGGGAAAAGGACTAGGGCCAGGGGTAAGGCGCGGCAGAGACAAGGGGCGCAAAAGAAAGTACCTACGTAACTACTAGGTATACTACATACGGGTTGCGACGCTGGCTGGGCGCTGCGGCCGGGAGTTGTCTCtgatggagggaggggcgaaAAAAGCAATGTTGGTTGAGCGAGCCAAGGGGGCGGGGACATGGAGGTGCGTAAAGCGGATAaccatgtatgtatgtatgtacgaagtacaaatGCACGATGCAGAAAGCTGCATGGCAGGCGCCAGGCCTCACTCATCATGCCATTCAGGCGACGATTACCCCGGGACGTGGGTAcggtaggtagtagtagttaTCTGCcgatgcctgcctgctgctggtagcTGTGTGACTTATGCATACACGATACTGTCTGACAGTAGTATGTGGTTTGCCGACTCGATGCATGGCATTCAGGTTGTAAGTAGTATATGCGAGTTCCGCCGGGGGGTTCGCAGTTGAGAGCCGACTCCCAACTGGTGATGATCATCTGCGCCTGCTGTCCCTCACTCCCAGACACAGCTGGACCGTGCCGGGTGTAAGTGAGTGACATCCCTGGGTGAGGCTGCGCACATGGATGATACGATACGATGCGACTCAACAGGGAGTCGGCGTGTGATTGACGTGCAGGTCATGTTGGCAGGCAATGCATTACCGCTGGGGCTGTTCAAATGAGAATGGGCCATATTTGCGAGCGAGACCGCACAGCATGACGACAATTTGCGAATTGTTGCCTCGTAGTAACTTCGTACTTGGTGTGAGTGAGGTAGGTTCAATTCGTAGTTGAGTTGTTGAGCTGTTCTCCCTGGGCCGCAATCCTTCTTGCGATCAGACACCTTGGCGCGCGGGCAATTTGCGAGGCGCTCttgcttttttttcttgttcCTCTTTGCGCTACTAAGAActaactaacgttagtaaCTCGTCATCACGATTATCGTCAACGTGCACTCGGTCGTTCGCTcccttcctcgccgagccgccgcacagccCACATGCCCATAGTAGCGCAGGTGTTTATTTCCTTTCTCTTCTCTTTTGTTGAGCGCAGGGCTAACTTACCTACCAAGCTATTTACTCATCTATTATTATGCATCCTCCCTTGCTGCACCTCCTTCACCCCCACTGCGCGTCGCCACTCGGCTGGGCCTCTTCCGACCAAAGAAGAAGCAACTCCCAGGATTCAGGATCAAATGCAGTTCAGTCATAAAGCCCCCTCCACTCCAACAATGGGGAAAACCCGGACATGCTAATCTTTTGCCGGTCTTGCTTTCTTTGCTTTTCCCCCTCTCGACCGACAATAGTAGTAGCTCTCGGCAGTGCTGTCATCTGTCGGTGAGGGGTGAAGAGAACCGCTCCTACGTACCAGTAGCTAGTATATTCTTgctagtagtactactactttGGCaccaaagaaaaaaaaaagtggCAAGACAAGAGACAGACAATTGTCCAGTGTCTCACAAGGTTCGGCGGGTCGCGGACCctcgcgcgggcgagcgctcCTCCACAACTCCTCCGTCCGGCAGGGGAACAATGACAGACACGCTTGACAGGTAGTAcacccgtccgtcgcccgcgcgcaaTTGAGACCACACGAGAAAAAAAGTGTTTCGGTACAACgaacgccagccagcacggTGAGACAGTGGCCCGCCGATAGTTTGCAGCGCGTCTCATCAACGGGGCAGTGATCAGCACACTTTCAAAGGGGGCAGAGAGAGCAAGGACGACAAGTGCCGGTGGGTTCTACAACTGTGCGGCCAGTTGCTGTTGTTTACGAGTGTTTTCAGCAACGACGATCATGACGTTTTGCTATGAAGCAGTCGGTGCGGCTTAGGCAGACGCCGCcaacagcagcggccgcctggcggcaaggcggcggcaaggcgtcttttgcgtggcggcggatcgtcgtcgccgtcgttattgttgttgttgttagTCGTCCATCGTCGCGGGGGGGGATGAATCCCGGGCGCCGAGCGGAGACAAAAAGGCCCTAAAGACACCGAAACCAACTACGAagtaagttagtacctaTCAGAAAGTCGTTGGGAAATATATGACAGCCAAACACACACCAACATTAACCTGCGCCGGCCGCTTACATGTATTACTACAATGTGCCACTCACTCAATGTT
This sequence is a window from Purpureocillium takamizusanense chromosome 8, complete sequence. Protein-coding genes within it:
- a CDS encoding uncharacterized protein (TransMembrane:1 (i78-96o)), producing MAALSRDSPLVFARVALGGLNERPDGYKRSPRSLSDPIFFSPHPLKHPVSSISSAFFRSTASLSFLQRPNPPPTTFKMKFFVAILALAATAIAAPTECKSCHKEPSHEHKPEHKEPSNNKVGNVCQSHQTVVCQGQGNGGLLSLGNILPGALGQSCSGGDVYCCSHDDVKQTGLINLDLNVQCSLTRLL